Within Telopea speciosissima isolate NSW1024214 ecotype Mountain lineage chromosome 8, Tspe_v1, whole genome shotgun sequence, the genomic segment aaaatttcaggaaCAGTATGAGGAAAGTCCTTTGCCTCACTTTTACCTTCTCTCACATCTTCCAAAGAAAGCAACCAATCATGGCTTTAGAGAATAAATACAgagaaatatatattatttacaaAAAATATAATAGCTATTATTCTTTCCAATTGTCTTAAGATCATATGTATCCTTGTTTTGTAAGCCTATTTTCTGAGCATTTCTTGATTAAATTGTTAGGGCTTTCTAATTCCTTGAtgcttctttatttttctctaaTAAAACTGGGTCTGACAGAAGCAGGCCTGTGGCATAGGGCGTAGGATTCTTTTTATAAGTTCTCCTTGACACATATAGTGAAGTCATGAGTTTACCTCTTATATAGCTTCTGGTCATTTGAACGAGCTGTTATCAATGGAAACTGGATCAAACAGTAACTGAACTGTAAGATATTTCTAGTTTCCCAACAAAACAAGCTGTATTTTCATGAGAATTTCTTCGGCAGGTAAATGCAGCTAACAAGCGAATGCTTGGGGGTGGTGGTGTTGATGGAGGTAATGATTCATATattttagagaaaattacttggacaccccctagactatggcctaattacttattctccccaacttttcaaacaattacttgaacaccccctacagtttaccatttctttcaagtaggtcctATCCGTcagtttagtgatgatgtcataggttaaattttttgtaatgcctaaactacccttaaggtATAGTGaagtgacagatttacccccttcttccctgcaaaaaaaaaaaaaaagggcagcCATGGTGCTGTTTCAAAAACCATTAGGGCATCCTCGAAGATGGACAGGATCATCGTTGATGGTGAACAGGGCCATGATCGTGATGGCATCACAGCTTGCGACATATGATCTGGTGAAGGAGGTGATACCTGGAATGGTGTGATGAAAGATGGGCTTGGAACCCATGTGACTGAGAGCTTTGCTGCTGGGTTTATGGCTGCGGTAGCGTCGAATCCGGTGGATGTGATTAAGACAAGGGTGATGAATATGAAGGTGGAGGCAGGGGCTGAGCCGCCCTATTCCATGGTCATGGATTGTGCTTTGAAGACAGTGAGCGCTGAGGGTCCCATGGCTCTGTATAAGGGTTTTATTCCCACGATATCAAGGCAAGGCCCCTTTGCTGTGGTTCTGTTCGTGACGCTTGAGCAGGTTCGGAAGCTGCTCAAAGATTTCTGCGTTCTCTGAGATAGATGATGACGAAGAGCATTTCTCATTATTgagatgaaaatggaaaattagtaataatgattcaattttctttgggggttttaacttttaagatcCCTGAAGTCTGAGAATCAGGAACTAGGAAGTGGAAACTACTGTAGTCATCTCATCAGTTAGCTTTTCTTttatctctaattttttttttgaattgataTATGGTATTCAAAAATCTGAATGAATCTAGTAGTTTGTGTTTAAAGATTACCCATGCTTGCTATGATGATGGAGATGGGAGGCTAGGTTAAGAAAATCAAAGTTGATGTTTGCTCAAATCAACCCTAACTCCAATCaagcaaaaagagaaaaacgGGGTTTTAGGGTTGTAGCGTGTGCTGGGCACTGGGATTTGCTGTTCTCAGGGAAATTGTGCGTGGGGTCCATCATTTCCAAGGACGTTTTATAATTCTGAACTTTTTGGAGTGGGGTTCGTTATTTTGGGTTCCCCATTCTGATGGTGGTGGACATGAAATGCGGCGAGGTCTGTGGGAGAGGAAACAAATTAAACAGGTGGTGGGCGCCGGCGGTTGTGAGGTTGTGAATGGGGACACCTGGTTTGGGCGTTACAGTACGTGGtctgttcaagtaattgtttgtgCAGTCGTGTTGTAGATGCAATGCAGTAGGGGGTAGGGGCAGTggggttgcaggaggaagaagaaggaggaggaggaggaggaggagaaggggggtaaatctgtcaatttcactgttttctattgaataggtgataagggtaaaatggcatttccaattaaacactaacagcagactaacaccgtcaggtttcggggggtgtcaagtaattgtttgaaacattGGTGATACTGAGCAAAATGGCTatagtctagggggtgtccaagtaattttctctatatTTTATTATGTAAGAAAAATGTAATTTTATGACCTAATACACAATTGGTAATGTTTCTGTCAGCTATACATAGAGCTGCTGGTCCAGAACTACGAGCAGCCTGCTATGAAGTTCCTGAGGTCCGACCTGGAGTTCGGTGCCCTATTGGAGAAGCAAGGATTACCCCGTAGGTGCTTCGGATGCACTTCTGGCATATTACTAGTACTATCGATTTGCAACTTATTTAACAAGTTTCTGAGCCTCATGGGCATGTTTTGAAACAAATGCAGAGCTTTTAGGCTACCTGTATCTCGTGTAATTCACACTGTTGGACCAATCTATGATGTTGATGATCACCCAGAGCTTTCTCTAAGAAATGCATACAGgtactttattattattataattgtcGTTAGTTGGCATAATGCGTGACAAACCTTTTATTTGGTTACAGAAATTCCTTAAGGCTTGCAAAAGAAAACAACATCCAGTTTATTGCTTTTCCTGCCATATCTTGTGGTGTTTACCGGTAAGTTATGTGACTTGGAAGGAACCTTCATGGTGGTATTGTGATCATGTACAAGTTCACTGTCTCAATTGTCTCATTCGAGGTGGATGGTTTGTTGTGAATGGGACATTCATTTATATTTAtcgataaagagagagagagaaatcattgACCCGGTGAGTCCAGATGTGTCTGATTCAACCTGGTTTCAGATCAGGTCATGCCGGTCCAGCGATGTTATTTTCATGCAACTGCATCATTTgtattcatttcttttctttcacatCTTCTTTAGGCAATGGTAAATATGCTAGAAGCCTAGATCCCCTCCTGTAGTCCTGTACATTGATTTTATTCCTCATGTTGTTTCAGCTATCCTTATGAAGAGGCTGCTACAATAGCTTTATCTGTGGCAAAAGAGTTTGCAAATGACTTCAAGGAGGTatgtttttcccccttttttgcTTTATGTCAAACTCGTGAGCAATTACGATTTTCAGTATGTCTTTCCTTGTGTGTCAAAATGTCAATATTGTTAGAATCTTTCAGTGTACAATGTTATTTCTGAATTCTAggcattttgatcaaaatttatCATTAGATAAACGTCTGGAATAATTATTGATTTTGTTTGGATCATATTATCTGATTCATGAATCAAACTATTTGACTTGTGATGGGTCGATTTTATTTCTGCACTTCATAAAATGCTCATATTCTTTATCTTTGAAAGGTCCTTATTGGGATTTTATTGTGAAGACcgactttttttttcctcatacTGAACTGGGGGTTTGTTTTTCCACAATATTGATGCATGGAGGAATCACTATGTTATTGACATTGTTTTGGCTTTTCTTCTAAATCTCTTGAAGTATCCGGTGGGGACTAGGGAGTGGGGAAGCATTCATGTCTCTTTTAGCAGTTTCTTAAAGCCCTCTAGGGTGAAGCTAGTAGAACCTATAAACACTCGTCTTTGCATTTCATCCTTCAATTTTTCTTATCGTTTGTGCAAATCATGTTCCTACTTACTAATTGTACCCAAGTATTAAACTTTGTAAAATTCCATTAGTACCTGAAGCGAATAACCTACTTGCCAATTTTAAAATTTCTGTGACCCTTGTCTTTAATTGACCAAGTTGTGATCCTTCGAAACCTAATATCAAGATTAAGAAACTTGGTTATCAAGATAACCCAAGGAGATATGGTGGTTGAACAATTACTTCTGTTGAGAACTGCATCATCTTGCTGCTACCTAATTGTTGTTTCAACATGGTTTGAATGAAAAGTTAATCATGTATTTAGATATGTCACAGAGGCTGTCTATGAAAACTTGGTTACGTGTACATAGACACTCACATATAATGCCATTCATTGCAGGTGCATTTtgttctcttctctgatgatgTTTACAAAGTCTGGTTGGACAAAGCAGCCGAGTTGCTTTAAGCTTGGTTTCTGAACTGCTGCAGTTCCTTGGGctgaaaaaaaatcttctttagTCTTATAAAATAATCATTGaggatgtagatcgaagcatgaagaagacagagaattcaaaaaaaaaaaaaaaaaaagttactgtcCATGTGAAGAGTGATTTAGGGTTGATATGGACTGGTGGTGGTGCTAGATGCtggtggaatattctattagaaTCTGCCATTAATTTAGTGTCTATTTTAGttgcttagcttttatttagaagttcctatttcagttagtttctattttagtttcattgCTTGTAATCCAAATCTGAGACTTATAAGagacttgttattttattgtttgTATTTTTATAGTTTCCAATTTTAGGACTTGTCAAAGTTAaaactttttaatttttgtaactTGAGGGGCAAGTCATTGCTACCTATTTATATGTAAGGCTTTTAGAAGCTAAAGAGACGATTGAATGAAGTTGATTACTATTGCTTTGAGCAGGTTTTCTCCTGTCCATGTGTGTGACATGAAGGGTTGGGAGGCTTGGCTGAGAAAGCTAAATCTCTTTATCCCTTTCCCCTTCTGATATTAGATTCTCTACTGTTCTTACTGTTGTGTTACTACAATTAATTGCTACTACCTGCTACTACATCTGTGAAGACCTAGAGAGCATCCTAAACAATAATAGAATCTGCTGTTGATGTCAAGAGGCAAAGAAGACCACTTTCCACACTTGCGGTTGCATCAGTTCCTTATTCACTGctgttgattcgaaggtcttgatctCAGCGCTCTTCTTCCCAATCAGAGTAATACTTGGAGGATTGCTTCAGACCCCTAAAAGGAACCCACTAGACCTCAGTCTTGAACCTGTTGTTGTTCCGTTCATTGTATTGATCCTTTTGCAATTGATCTCCCGTTGGTTTTCTTGGTTTGAAGTCGAATTTTGCATTACCTACTCAGGACAAAAAGGGAGTATCCAGTGCACAagactcccgccactgcagggtctggggagggtcatcataatgtatgcaacctcACCCCTGCTTCTGAGAGGTTGTTATCAGatactcgaacctgtgaccacttggtcacaagagagcaaccttaccattgcaccccAGACCTACTCGACACTGAAATGTAAAACTTGGCATTACTGCCAACATGTTACTTTCCAACAGCAttgtaaaataataaattgatgctAAATGATTTTGTCTGTTTCAGAAGTTTTCGGCCGTAACAGAAGGTGGGGAACTAAAATTAATGAAGTTATAAGGGCTCTATTGTAACCAGGCATTATGTCCAGTGGTACTGGTACTTGAGTTATTAATATTTTGCCTTTGATGCTACAGGAACTCGAAGCCAGCAATTTGGCTATTTCATTGAAAATAGGACCCATTCTGTGCTGTTccaatcttttaattttcattccATGTTTGCATCCACTTTCATATTTGAAGGCCTTGGTTAACAGAGGACCCTCAAGTGCTCCCTCACTCTGAATGGCGTGGGTTAAACCATATTTGTGTGTGCTTGGCAGTTACATCCCACCCAGAGTTTCAAGAATCAGATCAGAATCGGCCAAGCCTGATCCTGATTCTATCCGATCTGGAGCGTCCAATCCATGGTGGATGTCTAGGGTTCTGGTCCATTTTGGTCGGATCAAAATCGGCTGGACCTGATCTGGATCCCGATTCCGAGTTTAACAACCTTGCTCAACCCCATCCTCCGGGTACAAATAAGAGGGAGATAGTCTGATAGCAGTCTCACTTGCAAGTGGTCTCAATATGGTGGATCGGGTTCAATCTCGTCTTTTGGCACTTTTTTGAATAAAATGGTTAAAACTTAAAGCTGTATCTCTAGCACTGGCATTCTGAGCCTTTTACCATCAAGGATCGAATCAGTCAATGCTGATTTCAATTAGAATTAGCCGGAAACAGAGCCAAATTGGCAGGAAtccctcaatctgaatcagCTGATTTGATCGATCCGatcccaatttttgaaaccaGATGTTCGAGCTTTTGGACTAATGTTGGGCATAAAGACAAACCATTTGAGAAGTTCTACTTTGGGCTTTGTGATAATCACACTGGGTTTCACGATGGACTGAAGTCGGGCTTGTGGAAATCTTAACCCCGTTTGATTAGGGGAAGATGAGACCCATATGTTGGTGGGGTTTTTGTTGGGGATGGAAATGTCGAGTTCAGAtatgctacccacatggggataggtggggacagatctgaaccctccatgggagTGTGGGACCCACGCCTCATgaaggggtcagatctgtccccacccatccccatgtgagTAGTTGATTCGGATTCGGAAATGTCGAGTTAAAGTTACTTTTCCCATGAATAGTAATTTCATGGGAAAAGTAGATAACACTCCTGAGCTTTCAGCATTTTCCCATCCCAATTCTCCCacccatagttagtaagttcgcgtATAATTGTCGTATTAATACATATGTCGCGCCGTATGAATCAATAAGCCGACTGTTACTGTATTTTATCAAGTAGTCTAATTTTATATGTGACTTTGAAGAAATATCATATTATACGTGTATTAATTGCCATTTAATCACGTATTAATACAGATTTATGacttttaattaaacaaaataaaaaactaaaacctaaagCCTAAAAGCCGGTGAGAAAACCTCCAAACTTGAAACCCAAAGACTCTAGTTCTAGCAAACCTCTACTCTCACAGTCAGGAAAAACACTCTGGTTCTCTGATCAACCTTGAAGACTCTAgttcgtgtgtgtgtgtgtttatatAGATCTGTAATTCTTCATGAACtaggggttttttatttatttatttgtgttAGTTGTTTTCGATTCATGGTTTTATCATTTCTTATCGGAGGGTTACGCACAAACATGGAATCCCATCTTCCTAATTGAATCAAACTCCTTCATTTCCTTCCCGATCTAGTATTCCCTAAAAGTGTAGAATCCTAAGACCATAAGAGCTTGTTCCAAATCTGTACTAGAGAATGCTGAGAGtccaacaaggtttggactTCCACCAttgcacataacaaacaatCTAATCCTTTTGATCTCGGGCTCTACTGCAGTCCGATTAGAATTTTGAAATCAAACCTAGACTCATCATGAGAGAGAGCATAGACTGTTAGGTTGTTCAAGTGCTAGCTATAACTTTCTGGAttcttttatccaaaaaaaaaaaacttctggaTTCTGACCCTAGTGCTCGGTCCTTGATAATGGAGGATATTTACTGGTTGGCACCAATACTTACCTTGGCtcttgtaagtaccgtggtcctctgcgacgaggtttcctcagccttattggCGACAGACTATTGGGTCTGGTAAAGTGGGGGTATCATTTTGATACATTATCATGGGGTAAGGGGTCATACTtcagaaaaatattaaaataaaatgagaagtcgccacctaggattagggcctaggactcagtaggtgtagccctatccgttatgAACGGAAACGGGCTACAGagctccatatggtctggtcagagattcgggtaaggggtcaggttacaagtatgagaaggtgttaggcacccatcttgcccggcaaaaaccggtctttctgttatagatgctaaaagggcgaatattctctcttcataACGTACGACTACATAATATACATTCTATTTACACTATATACATTAAAACggaaaacacaaaagactaCATTGTAATGACAAAAATGCAATGATTATACCTTCATAGGGGTAAAGAGGAAGTTTCTTGAACAGGGTAACGGCTCTTTGGATGTGTCTGTAAGCGGATAGAATAACGGCTAATAAAGAGGAAGTTTCGTTATCTATaatcggacagaataacggctataaAAAGGAACTTTCGTTATCCGTATACAAACGGAATAATGACTTGACCGGAATGGGATTGCTCTTCGGATGTGTGGATAATCGAcggatctacccacaactcgaatgggtaatcgatggatctaccaGCCACTCAagtgggtaatcgatggatctacccacaactcagAACACCGCTCCAAGATTGCTCACAAAGGGCTAAAAGGGGGCGAAAATCGGACTGGGAAGGTCTCCCTCAGCTTGGAATTCCTtcaaatgaggggagggggaccctcctatttatagggggtgtcccatTTCCATGGCGCCGGATAAGTTGTCCATAGCGCCGTGgatctccacggcgccgtggatgaTGTCATCCTGTCGATATCATAATCCTCTACAGCAGCATGGCTCCGTACACCACCGTCGTGGGAggcctccacggtgccgtgggactgtccacgacgccgtggacaaTGTGGTCCCCCTCTTCCTACTTTTTAAGCCTTAAATGGGCTTTCTTGGGGTTTTGGATGTGTTTGGACCCATGGGCCCTGTCTTTTTGGTcttaggaaagggaaaggggtgTGATGTCCATTGTCCGTGTCCCGTCGTCATCATTGccaggggggtgacaaaattcagtgtctacagtttgcccctctttggtcgaggcctgtgccaacagccgaagggtaaagataaaagaccaactaattttgtcaccgaGAGCATGTACTGCTAACGCTTTGCTCAAGggcgacagagttgctaaaacAGACGGTTAATCATAATGAAATCCTTCGATAAAAGAAAACCCGAAAAAACTAAATCTTCATTATTGGGCTTGACtaatcttggttgggagcaagaggactcgacggatcttggttgggagcaagaggactcgacggATCTTggttgagagcaagaggactcgatggatattttttttaaaataaagggTACCGAAGATtaaagttacctcaaccttagtagtgtttgctacctttcaactgTAAAGCTCAATGCTAAGTGAAGGAGCTTGTGAGAGAGTGTGctttgaatgaatgcttgatTTGTCACCTGAAACTATGCTTTTATCTAGACATTTGGAACAAGAGCtatatatcatcatgatagaggattggagtttatgtatgaggatTTCTCctcaacatttagggtttttccccttttcaagGTGTTTTCGGGTTCTTCCCCTCGACTTTTAAGGTTCTTTCCGTTTTCAGGGCGACTTGGGGTTCTTTCCCTCGACTCTTATGGTTTTTCCCGTTTTCAGGGCATCTTGGGGTTCTTCCCCTTGACTTTTAGGGTTCTTCCCATTTTCAGGACTTCTTAGGGTTCTTCCCCTCGACCtttagggtttttctctcttggggttcttccccttgacttttagggtttttcttgttttcagggCGTCTTTGGGTTCTTCCCCTCGACTTTTAGGGTTCTTCGCGTTTTTAAGGTGTCTTGGGGTTCTTCCCCTCGACCTTTagggtttttcttgttttcagggCTCCTTGGGGTTCTTCCCCTCAACCTTTagggtttttcttgttttcagggCTCCTTGGGGTTCTTCCCCTCGACTTTTAGGGTTCTTCCCATTTTCAGGTGTCTTGGGGTTCTTCCCCACGACCTTTagggtttttcttgttttcagggCGTCTTGGGATTCTTCCCCTTGACTTTTAGGGTTCTTCGCGTTTTTAAGGTGTCTTGGGGTTCTTCTCCTTGACCTTTagggtttttcttgttttcagggCATCTTGGGATTCTTCCCCTCGACTTTTAGGGTTCTTCCCATTTTTaggacatcttggagttcttCCCCTCGACTTTTAGGGTTCTTCCCATTTTCAGGACGTCTTGGGGTTCTTCCCCTCGACTTTTagtgtttttcttgttttcagggCGTCTTGGGGTTCTTCCCCTCGACTTTTAGGGTTCTTCCCATTTTCAGGTGTCTTGGGGTTCCTCCCCTCGACCTTTaaggtttttcttgttttcagggttttttctgaaatttttttctttttcagggtctttaatttgaaaaatttttagggtctttttttgaaattttttcttttcagggtcttttttaaaaaataatttgggGTCTTTTTTTGAAAGTATTTTCTTTTTAGGgcctttttgaattttttttttctttttagggtcttttattggaattttcttttttagggtcttttctttattttttttttctttttcttagggtcttttttgaaaatattttctttttatggtcttttttgaaaaattttccttttcaaggtcttttttgaaaaaactttaGGGTCTTTTTTgaaactttcttcttttcagggtctttattaaaaaaaaatttcttttttagtgtctgttgacattttttttcagggttttttgaaatatttttctttttagggtcttttttgaaaatagttttcttttttagggtcttttttgaaacttttttcttttcagggtttttttgaaattttttctttttagggtcaattttgaaaagttttccttttttagggtcttttttgaattttttattttcagggtcttttttgaaaatttttcctttttagggGTCTTTGTatgcacctttttttttttcataaataaaaatcttcacggcaccgtgggggaTCCATGGCGCCATGGCTTGGCCCCCCTTGCCTATTTATAAGTGGGGTCACCCCCTTATATGTCTCATCCAATTTCGTTCCCAGACTCTGTCGTTTTTTTTACTTTGAGTGAGATGGCCTTCCGCAAGCGTCCACGTAAGTCCTCACATGGTCCTCTCTTGGCACGATTGGGCGAGTTGGTACCCATTCGGGGCAACACTGAAGGGCATATCTCGGCACATCTGGTGCGCCATTTGGGGACAGTCGCAGGAGGTAGGCATACTTACCTCATCTTTTCCATTGGTTAAGGCCATTGTagaatttatttattaattactgTCATGATTGTCCTAGGGCCTGGGAATCGAGGCAGGGGCCCTACcttaggcatttctaggcacaAAGACCGATGTGAAACAAACttaggccttttttttttttagaaccGGTGAAAGTAGGCAAAGTAGTATTATACCAAACCGAgcgtcttttggcacgtaaatcgaggcaaaaatTCTACaacaccaacttaggtattTTGGGCACACAAATTGAGGTAAAGTCTTCGGATGCCAAATCGGACATCTTTTAGCACGTAAATCGAGGTGAGACTCTAAAACTCCAACTTAGgtattttaggcatgcaaatcgaggtaaagtcGTATGATGCCAAACTAGGCATCTTtcggcatgcaaatcaaggtggAATTCTAAAATGCCAACTTAGTCATTTTAGGCTATATTATTAtgtatatttctttctttctttttttaataatttttttttatttattattaactTATTGAGATCTAAATagaattttcttctcttgtttttgcagggtaagactattcctacGTCGAAGAAGTACTGCGGTATGCGGAGAGTGCGAGAGTGGTACGCCGAGCTCTGTCAGGAGGTATCATTCCGGGTCAGGTGTATCGGATTGGGGCACATTAGTGCCTGCCCCGTTCATGAGCTGGACACCTTGACTGTCCAGGCTCTACTGGAGAgatggtggccgagcacccacacATTCCATCTCCCACTAGGAGAGGTGACCATCATGCCTCTCGACTTTTACATGATCACAGGGCTACCGTTTGGAGGGACG encodes:
- the LOC122670373 gene encoding macro domain-containing protein VPA0103 — its product is MLCSSMLNRGVWFLPNRNLSYRTISTIASVFSFRSHKSFILVKPVEFCTSIRFGLEKREIARVQQNSSFSSSSSDSRGGSITARVLMASNGGLDKLGVSHFALSPTSVLKIQKGDITQWSIDTSSDAIVNAANKRMLGGGGVDGAIHRAAGPELRAACYEVPEVRPGVRCPIGEARITPAFRLPVSRVIHTVGPIYDVDDHPELSLRNAYRNSLRLAKENNIQFIAFPAISCGVYRYPYEEAATIALSVAKEFANDFKEVHFVLFSDDVYKVWLDKAAELL